The segment AAAAAGTGTTTGCGAACAATACCTCAGACGACGAGCCGCTACTGGACATTGGCATAAAGTACTCAAGAAACGAGGTCCATAAGCACACGGATAACTATTCGTCGACTATGGGCTTCGAAGTTAATTTCAAGGCTGACAGGGACGATCAGCTCTATTACCATACCAACAACTACAATATCTGCCGCTACCCGATCCTGCTGCCCAAATCGAAGCGTTATTCTACGACCTCGGACGACACGACGGGAACGGTAGTATCCCTCCAGAACTATGTACAGTATGTGGTACCTACTACGGTCAATCCGACCTTCGCGCCGACGCCGGGGCGAAACATTTCGTGGTATGAGCCGCTGCACGACAACTATAACCTCTTCACCTACCCCAAGCGGCTGAGCGACATATCAGGCTACCCGCAGGGGAAGGAGGCGAAGCTAGAAGCAGATAAATACGATCCGTGGGCCGATATCAACGGCAAAGTATTTATCAGCGGCCAGAATAATCTAATCGGCAACACAGACAATAACGACTGTCAATTCAAGTCGAGCGTATCTGGCAGCATGGAGGATTACAATTCGATTCGCCAAACACTTGGGGGACATGTTTATTTCCACCCTACCTTTGGCTTCGCTAATCGGCAGCACCTTAATATCGACCTCACCGGGGACTACTCGTGGGGTACTGACTCGACTACGACCACCGACGCTTCAAAAATGCTCAATGTGACAATGGCTTGGCCAGGCGCGGGGGCTTATACGAAGTACACGGAGGACTGGACCGCGAAGGATATGCAGTTCTACGTTGATGTCGCCTATTTCACGCAGGATGACGGCGCGATTTGCGTCGGTTACGCGGTGCCGCACCTGAAGGATGCCGAGAGCAAGATATGGGGGCCGTCCAGCCCCTACGCCACGCACCCCGATCCTGGGCTGCTGCTGCCATTCCGATGGAGTAACGACATTAAGAACAAAGGTGTGTTCCTCGGGGAGATAGAGTCCATGATCTATTACCTTATTGAGAACGAAGATAAATATTCGTCAAACCAGATGCGCGGCATAACCTTTACAAAATCTGACTCGACGGAGAACGCCGCAACCGGAACCACTGAAGACGGCCTTTCGCCAAAACTGTTGGAGAAGGAGAAGGCTTATAATGTTAAGCTGCGCGTGATCAATTACAGTTTTGTGCAAGCTGAGGACGTAACGGTGAAATTCTACTTCCAGCCGTGGAGCAACGAGAGCGGGGCACGAAATTATCCCTCCACCGACCCTGCGCGCGACGGCTATACGCCATTCGATTCAGCTAAGCTGCCGGTAATACGTGAGCGCACTACGGCCACGGACGGTTTTGACAACTGGACCAACGCCGAGGCCACCTTCAAGGCCCCCAAAACGGAGGGGCTAGGCTGGGTGCACGCCGTCCTCGAATACAACGATCAAGAGCTCAACACGAAGAACAACCATGGCTGGGTGCTTGTCGGCTCTTATGATCCGGAGCTCTTCCATGGGGCCGCGGCGAGCAATACCGTTTCCGCTTCCTCGGCTGCGGCGCAGGCTTCGCTGCCGGCCGCTGAGCGTCCAAATATCAAGGTCAAAGAGGTCAAGGTATATGAGATAAAGCGCGACGCCAGCGGCAACATCAGCTACGAGGAGACGAAGCTAGACGAAAAGGCGCGCTACAAGCAGCTGCGGGTTGACGCCACTGTGGGCTTCATCGGAGGAAAGATCATCAGGGGCGGCAAAGAGCGGCAGATATCCTGTGTGCCGGCGCTGCGCTGCGCCCTCTTTGCCGGTAAGGGTAAAGATGCTACCGCGATCCTCGGAGGCTCCCAGCGGCCGGTGATGAAACAGGGCCAAGACTACACCTTCAGTTTCGTATACGACCCGTCACAGTGTCCGCCGGATAGCGGCGTGTCGGTACGAGCTTTTTCGCCCTATCTCTCTCGCTCCGAGCAGGGCGATCTTACCAGCCAGTCGGAAGAGTTATGGAGGCCGCTTGACTCCTCCAGCGGCTCCGGCTGCAACGCCGGGTTCGCGGTGCTGTCGCTTCTGGCTCTGCTGCCTCTGATGCTGAAGAAGAAAAGGTAATATAGCTATAAAACGGGGAGGCGTTCGCGCCTCCCCGTTTTATGAAGTATCTCTGCACTATCGCGTTCGGAGGAAAAGTGTGCTGTTTTCCAAAAGCGCTTTCGCGTGTTCGAGCGCTTCGCGCGACGATTCGTCGCCGGAGAGCATTCTTGCTATCTCTTTTTCGCGCGCCTCTCCCGTTACCTCGTTTATCGTGGTGTTTTCCTCTTCGCGTTTTACTACGTAATGCTGGTCGGCCATTGCCGCTATCGTCGCCTGATGCGTTATCAGTATCGTGCGGCAGCGGCGTGACAAATGGCGCAGCTTGTATCCGGCAAAGAGCGCCGTTTTTCCGCCAAGGCCCGCCTCTACTTCGTCAAAGACTAATGTTCCGGGCAGTTTGTCGTTGCCTACAGAAAGCTGCAATGCAATCAATATTCTTGAAAGCTCGCCGCCAGAGGCGTTTTTGCCGACGGGAAGCGGCCTCTGGTCGGGAAGGGCGAGCGTGAAGAGGGCGTTTTCCGCGCCTGTTGCGCGCATTTTGTCCAGCTCCTCTATTTCGATGTTGAAATGAGCGTATTCCATGCCAAGCCCGGCAAGCTCATCGTTCACCTTTGCAGAGAGTACGCGGGCCGCCTCTTTTCGGAGCGCGCGCACCTCGATGGCAAGCGAAGATATTTCGCGGCGCAGCCTGCGCGCCCTCTCTTCGAGTTCGTCAAGTTCCGCACGGCTTGCGCTCATCCACGCAAGCTCGCTCTCGGCCTCTTTTGCGAAATCAAGCAGCGCCTCGGTGGAGTTTATGTTCAGCGAACGCTTCATTTTTCTGAGAAGCCCTATTTTCTTTTCAAGCCGTTCCGTCGCCGCCTCCGAATCCTCTTCCGAGGCGCGCTCGCGGCAGGCCTGGGCTATGAGGTTTGAAAGCTCCTGCGCTCCGCTCAGCGTTTTTTCTATCGTTTCACGCCAGGGGCCTTCGTCGTCGGACGCAAAGGCGTACAGGCTTTTTGCGGCGGCCTCTAGCTGGTCCAACAGGCCGCCCTCGGAGTTGGTCATCCTCTCGGAAAGCAGTTTGAGCGCCCTGTAGTCGGACTCAGCCTTTTCTATCGCGGCCAGTTCTTTTTCCCATTCTTTGTCGCTCTCTGGCTTCAGTTCAAGCGCCTTTATCTGCCTTATTACGGCGGGCGCCTCTTCAAATCGGCTTTCGCTCTCTCTGCGTCTTTTTTTATGCGCCATTATTTCTCGCTCCGTGGCAAGAGCTGTGGCGAAGGTGGTTTCTAGTTTGTTCAGGGCAGTCTTTAGGTTTGTCCCGCCGCATGAATCTACAAGTTCGAGCTGTTTTGTCGGTTCAAGCAGCCCGAGCTGCGCAAACTGGCTCTGTATAACTATGTTCGGCTCCATCGCGCAAATGAGCGTCGAAAGCGGCACCGTCTGTTCCTGGAGCGCACACCGGCCTTTGCCGCTGCGGGAGAAGCTCCTTTTTGCTATCAGCGCGCCCTCTTGAGGCTGGTATTTTTCAAAGAGGCCTGGTATATCTTCGGAGCTCATTACGGCCTGTACTTCGCAGCTGTCGTTTAGGGTGTGGATGTGGTTGAGCTGGGCGCGGCGTCCCGCAATAAATTCAAGCGCGCGGACGAGGCTGCTTTTGCCTGTCCCGCTTTCTCCTGTTATTACGATGAAATCTCCCGAAAAGGTGAGCCTGGCCTCAACGATGCCGCCGACTCCGCGAATGTCGAGCTCCTCTATCAAACCTCTTCCCCTGCCTCTCTTATGCCGTTGAAGCCCCAGCGAAGCTTTTCCCTCAAAAGGTCGTAATAGCTGCGCCCGTTGAGCTGTATCGTCTCTACGTATATCTCTTTGTCGAGCGTCACCTGCAGTTCGTCGCCCGGCAGCAGTTCGTAGCCGAGCTGGCCGTCCTGCGTGAGGATGAGGCTGCGCGTCTCTCCGCGCGGTATGACGAGCGCCGTGTCCGTGTCGCTGAGTATGACGGGCCTTGCGTAGAGGGTGTGCGCGCATATTGGCGCCATTATCATGCAGGGCACGTGAGGCGGCACGATGGGGCCTCCAGCGGAGAGCGCGTACGCCGTGGAGCCTGTCGGCGTCGATAAAATTAGGCCGTCCGCTAAAAAGAGCGACATTGTCTCCGTGCCGACTTTGACCTCAAGATCTATCACGCGCGCAAGGCTGCCCTTTGAGACTACGAGGTCGTTGAGCGCGTGCAGCTCGTGCACGATTCGTCCCGCGCGCATCACCTGTCCTTTGAGCAGCCGGCGGAGCTGCAGCGTGTATTTGCCCTCCAGGATGCCTTCGATGTCGCTTTCCGCGGAATTGGGGCTGCCGATTGCAAGAAAGCCCAGCCTGCCCAGGTTTATGCCGTAGAGCGGAATGGAGCTGCCGAAGGTGTAGCGCGCGGCGCGCAGAAAGGTGCCGTCGCCGCCGAGTATCACAGCGAATGAGGCCTCTTTCCTCCACTCTTCGTCGGTGACGCCGGGAAGCGAGATGGCGGAGGCTTCATGCGGCGGCAGGAGAAACTTCACGCCATGCTTTCTGCCCCACTTCCAAAGACGCCAGGCCATCTCTATGGCCTCCGGTTTCTGCGTGTTGAAGAGAAGTCCGACCTTTTTTTCGTTTTTTATCTCCGTTGCGTGCGTGCCGTCCATTTTTTCAGCTCCTTGACTATTATGGATGGGCCGAGGCGTTTTTATGCGCCTCTTCCACGATCATTTCAAAATCCGGCGGTAACGGCCGTTCGTTCCCGTTCAAATGTTTCAGCAGAAAGAGAAATTCTATGTTCCCCTCAGGCCCGCGAATTGGGGAATAATCGGCCGCCTCAAGCGACAGGCTCGTCTCTTTTTCAATGAAATCGGCAGTCTCGCGAAGGATGGCCGCGTGCAGCGCCGGGTCTGTGATGACCCCGTGACCGACGCGTTCTCTTCCGGCCTCAAACTGCGGCTTGACGAGTATGACGATGAGGCCGTCGTCCGCAAGAAGGCTTTCCATTGTTGGAAGAAGCAGTTTTACTGAGATAAAAGAGGCGTCGGAGACGACTATATCCGCCTTTTGACCCTCTATCATATCCAGCGTGAGGTTTCTTGCGTTCGTGCGCTCCATCACGGCGACGCGGCTGTCGCTGCGCAGCTTCCAAGCAAGCTGTCCATAGCCTACGTCTACGGCATAGATTTTTGCTGCTCCGTTTGCTATAAGCACCTCGGTAAAGCCGCCGGTAGACGCTCCTATGTCGATGCAGCGTCTGCCTGAGACCGCAAGCGAAAAGGCCTCGACCGCCTTAAGGAGTTTGTATGCGCCGCGGCTCACCCATTCTTTTTCAGGGGCGTCTATCTTTATATCCGCGT is part of the Cloacibacillus sp. genome and harbors:
- a CDS encoding AAA family ATPase; protein product: MIEELDIRGVGGIVEARLTFSGDFIVITGESGTGKSSLVRALEFIAGRRAQLNHIHTLNDSCEVQAVMSSEDIPGLFEKYQPQEGALIAKRSFSRSGKGRCALQEQTVPLSTLICAMEPNIVIQSQFAQLGLLEPTKQLELVDSCGGTNLKTALNKLETTFATALATEREIMAHKKRRRESESRFEEAPAVIRQIKALELKPESDKEWEKELAAIEKAESDYRALKLLSERMTNSEGGLLDQLEAAAKSLYAFASDDEGPWRETIEKTLSGAQELSNLIAQACRERASEEDSEAATERLEKKIGLLRKMKRSLNINSTEALLDFAKEAESELAWMSASRAELDELEERARRLRREISSLAIEVRALRKEAARVLSAKVNDELAGLGMEYAHFNIEIEELDKMRATGAENALFTLALPDQRPLPVGKNASGGELSRILIALQLSVGNDKLPGTLVFDEVEAGLGGKTALFAGYKLRHLSRRCRTILITHQATIAAMADQHYVVKREEENTTINEVTGEAREKEIARMLSGDESSREALEHAKALLENSTLFLRTR
- a CDS encoding Synerg-CTERM sorting domain-containing protein; its protein translation is ASDWNGDGYSDYILTYVKSNNDKPLVKMLLVDGKSLYDNMLTRSGDVTMTYINGSESSILATGSSVAGGASGVTPANSIRMTKGDFDGDGRDEIALYYTLIHGAGINESRANQLEIYRVNYDTEKGYQGKCVYNTQNMADGSSLLQHNSVGLAAGDINADGKDELVYIHTDSPNVTTDKYANVYMSICSLNGDVLVRHVDRSFQGTTNFPITDTTAWSSVPPIEAKIADFDGDGFGELVWSTGTGSGGVELKLWVHDWDITQGGAIANTGNKYEYNAAAIGWTLNVLYKHHSLTTGLFKYPTNGSLVRHQIALAHMGNGDNGMANMDVAILSWSKDKGLTGEGSFNYNNVQMDGNMGASVAAVDLYGESLVLGSPSVLTVEENIELSMVTQAPPKHWDKVSAASSDLFPLADASGDLTIDAFAVFETKDYYTAMEFEQTFGYSSSTTNVSEGSIGVDASYALEHRENLMEKVFANNTSDDEPLLDIGIKYSRNEVHKHTDNYSSTMGFEVNFKADRDDQLYYHTNNYNICRYPILLPKSKRYSTTSDDTTGTVVSLQNYVQYVVPTTVNPTFAPTPGRNISWYEPLHDNYNLFTYPKRLSDISGYPQGKEAKLEADKYDPWADINGKVFISGQNNLIGNTDNNDCQFKSSVSGSMEDYNSIRQTLGGHVYFHPTFGFANRQHLNIDLTGDYSWGTDSTTTTDASKMLNVTMAWPGAGAYTKYTEDWTAKDMQFYVDVAYFTQDDGAICVGYAVPHLKDAESKIWGPSSPYATHPDPGLLLPFRWSNDIKNKGVFLGEIESMIYYLIENEDKYSSNQMRGITFTKSDSTENAATGTTEDGLSPKLLEKEKAYNVKLRVINYSFVQAEDVTVKFYFQPWSNESGARNYPSTDPARDGYTPFDSAKLPVIRERTTATDGFDNWTNAEATFKAPKTEGLGWVHAVLEYNDQELNTKNNHGWVLVGSYDPELFHGAAASNTVSASSAAAQASLPAAERPNIKVKEVKVYEIKRDASGNISYEETKLDEKARYKQLRVDATVGFIGGKIIRGGKERQISCVPALRCALFAGKGKDATAILGGSQRPVMKQGQDYTFSFVYDPSQCPPDSGVSVRAFSPYLSRSEQGDLTSQSEELWRPLDSSSGSGCNAGFAVLSLLALLPLMLKKKR
- a CDS encoding NAD(+)/NADH kinase, encoding MDGTHATEIKNEKKVGLLFNTQKPEAIEMAWRLWKWGRKHGVKFLLPPHEASAISLPGVTDEEWRKEASFAVILGGDGTFLRAARYTFGSSIPLYGINLGRLGFLAIGSPNSAESDIEGILEGKYTLQLRRLLKGQVMRAGRIVHELHALNDLVVSKGSLARVIDLEVKVGTETMSLFLADGLILSTPTGSTAYALSAGGPIVPPHVPCMIMAPICAHTLYARPVILSDTDTALVIPRGETRSLILTQDGQLGYELLPGDELQVTLDKEIYVETIQLNGRSYYDLLREKLRWGFNGIREAGEEV
- a CDS encoding TlyA family RNA methyltransferase; its protein translation is MKTKLIRLDKLIFDKGLAASRTAAQNYIEEGRVMVNGASAQKAASMVPPDADIKIDAPEKEWVSRGAYKLLKAVEAFSLAVSGRRCIDIGASTGGFTEVLIANGAAKIYAVDVGYGQLAWKLRSDSRVAVMERTNARNLTLDMIEGQKADIVVSDASFISVKLLLPTMESLLADDGLIVILVKPQFEAGRERVGHGVITDPALHAAILRETADFIEKETSLSLEAADYSPIRGPEGNIEFLFLLKHLNGNERPLPPDFEMIVEEAHKNASAHP